A single Amphiprion ocellaris isolate individual 3 ecotype Okinawa chromosome 1, ASM2253959v1, whole genome shotgun sequence DNA region contains:
- the LOC111588606 gene encoding protein TBATA-like, with protein MLTAPDSRGTTGERSHNQINQDPFNAEFTKTLTKSSPRFGALSHHSFFSRHNPHPHRVTHIQGLNGRPICMVRDDWCVTSSLFPHPLLKSHVLRKSPGPAFTFPLTQNLHAVSGNNNKSALFSEAWRDELKELVAKVNLSFRAQLGKNEDQPEDEFVRQKTQYSADTGRIIPPSSKSYLRRSHSQHLKYPQPFQDQELTVLELLCQILQTDSLSTVQQWLLLAGQREKDLVMGMLRRALDGVDLSGRRNQRTFQQLQAFHPGASPPAYSPSFDQPWRKPWRTSSYKANPISGDDKPERIGDAEVLEIHAGPQDHPQDPALQSA; from the exons ATGTTGACAGCACCAGACTCCCGGGGAACGACAGGAGAAAGGAGCCACAATCAAATAAATCAAGACCCATTCAACGCTGAATTTACCAAGACACTGACAAAAAGCAGCCCACGCTTTGGGGCCTTGAGTCACCACTCATTCTTCTCCCGGCACAACCCTCATCCACACCGGGTGACACATATTCAAG GACTCAATGGCAGGCCAATTTGCATGGTACGAGATGACTGGTGTGTCACCTCATCATTATTTCCTCATCCACTTCTCAAGAGCCACGTCCTCAGGAAATCACCCGGGCCCGCTTTTACCTTCCCACTCACTCAAAACCTCCATGCAGTCAGCGGAAACAATAACAAATCAG CACTGTTTTCAGAAGCCTGGAGGGATGAACTTAAAGAACTTGTTGCAAAAGTCAATCTGTCTTTTCGAGCACAATTGGGAAAAAATGAG GACCAACCTGAGGATGAATTTGTGCGCCAAAAGACTCAGTATTCAGCTGATACTGGGAgaatcatccctccatccagcAAGTCTTACCTGCGCAGATCTCATTCCCAGCACCTAAAGTATCCTCAACCCTTCCAGGATCAAGAACTCACG GTTTTGGAGCTGCTCTGTCAGATCCTGCAGACAGACTCACTGTCCACAGTGCAGCAGTGGCTTCTGCTTGCAGGCCAAAGAG AGAAGGACCTTGTGATGGGGATGCTCAGACGAGCTCTGGACGGCGTCGACCTCTCAGGCCGTCGTAACCAGCGAACcttccagcagctccaggcTTTTCATCCAGGTGCATCTCCACCAGCGTACAGTCCATCATTTGACCAGCCGTGGAGAAAACCCTGGAGAACGAG CTCATACAAAGCGAATCCGATTTCCGGCGATGACAAACCAG AGAGGATTGGAGATGCAGAGGTCCTTGAAATCCATGCAGGACCTCAGGATCATCCTCAGGATCCTGCACTTCAGAGTGCATAA